Proteins co-encoded in one Armatimonadota bacterium genomic window:
- a CDS encoding uroporphyrinogen III decarboxylase, with product MLARERVLTTLHFQEPDRVPIYIWIFGQPGVIDDILAKYGTFEAFCDALDVDMTQAFPARGFLKQGAPPNSPDSEYEPAYGWVYTLDAALEAEFTDPDDPEIYTTIRAEIEHHKGRRGRAVFVQTPGVFEAANGVIGQAQNLMELALRPELCRQLYERIARWSARYAENCLELGADVIHISDDWGMNHALMFRPQTWWEVIYPAEKIICDAVKRRGGLLSLHSDGYITPVLDGVADLGFRVMHPVQESAGMDPAQVKRDYYGRLGIYGGLDVRTMLGRGLPREQLADEIRRVMSTLKPGGGYIFCTSHMVQPGTPLEEVEFAYQVAHEAARY from the coding sequence ATGCTTGCACGCGAGCGCGTTTTGACGACTTTACACTTTCAGGAGCCGGACCGTGTGCCGATTTATATATGGATATTCGGGCAACCCGGCGTGATCGACGATATTCTGGCAAAGTACGGCACATTCGAAGCCTTCTGTGATGCGCTGGATGTGGACATGACGCAGGCATTCCCCGCCAGGGGGTTTCTGAAACAGGGGGCGCCGCCCAACAGCCCTGATTCCGAGTATGAACCTGCCTACGGCTGGGTGTACACGCTGGATGCGGCTCTGGAAGCGGAGTTCACCGATCCCGATGACCCCGAAATCTACACCACTATTCGTGCCGAGATAGAGCACCACAAAGGGCGACGCGGGCGAGCCGTGTTCGTGCAGACGCCGGGCGTGTTCGAGGCGGCAAACGGTGTGATCGGGCAGGCGCAGAATCTGATGGAGCTGGCGTTGCGCCCCGAGTTGTGCAGGCAACTGTATGAGCGCATCGCACGATGGTCTGCTCGCTATGCCGAGAACTGCCTCGAACTGGGCGCGGACGTCATTCATATCTCCGACGACTGGGGCATGAACCACGCGCTGATGTTCCGCCCGCAAACGTGGTGGGAGGTCATCTACCCTGCCGAGAAGATTATCTGCGATGCGGTGAAGCGCCGGGGAGGACTGCTCTCCCTGCACAGCGACGGCTACATCACCCCGGTGCTGGACGGTGTGGCGGATCTGGGCTTTCGCGTGATGCATCCGGTGCAGGAATCGGCGGGGATGGACCCCGCGCAGGTGAAGCGTGATTACTACGGCAGACTGGGCATCTACGGGGGGCTGGACGTGCGCACCATGTTGGGGCGGGGGTTGCCCCGCGAGCAACTGGCGGATGAGATTCGCCGGGTAATGAGCACGCTGAAGCCCGGCGGTGGCTACATCTTCTGCACCTCACACATGGTACAGCCCGGCACCCCGCTGGAGGAAGTGGAGTTCGCCTATCAGGTGGCGCACGAAGCGGCGAGGTATTGA
- a CDS encoding 1-(5-phosphoribosyl)-5-amino-4-imidazole-carboxylate carboxylase, whose product MDVSALEGILQAVRAGTLSVEEALQRMRVLPYENLEFARIDTHRALRSGFPEVVFCQGKTPEQVLAILERLSNRHRKVLATRATPELAAIVKERFPRVRYHEVARILALGESEPESAVPQDRYVLVVAAGTSDLPVAEEAAVTASEMGSRVERLYDVGVAGLHRLLSQSEKLFGAHVLVVVAGMEGALPSVVGGLVSRPVIAVPTSVGYGAHFGGLAPLLTMLNSCAPGVAVVNIDNGFGAGYLAHLVNCG is encoded by the coding sequence ATGGACGTTAGCGCACTGGAAGGGATTCTGCAGGCGGTGCGTGCGGGCACGCTTTCGGTAGAGGAAGCGTTGCAGCGGATGCGCGTTCTGCCCTATGAGAATCTGGAGTTCGCTCGTATCGACACACACCGCGCCCTGCGCAGCGGTTTCCCCGAGGTGGTCTTCTGTCAGGGAAAAACGCCGGAGCAGGTGCTGGCGATTTTAGAACGGCTGAGCAACCGCCATCGCAAGGTGCTGGCTACTCGTGCTACTCCCGAACTGGCGGCGATCGTGAAAGAGCGTTTTCCCCGCGTCCGCTATCATGAGGTGGCGCGCATCCTGGCGCTGGGCGAAAGCGAGCCGGAGAGCGCGGTACCGCAAGACCGCTACGTGCTGGTGGTGGCGGCGGGCACATCCGACCTTCCTGTGGCGGAAGAGGCGGCGGTAACCGCATCGGAGATGGGCAGTCGCGTGGAGCGGTTGTACGATGTGGGCGTTGCCGGATTGCACCGGCTGCTGTCGCAATCGGAAAAGCTGTTTGGGGCGCACGTGCTGGTGGTGGTGGCAGGGATGGAAGGCGCGTTGCCCAGCGTGGTAGGCGGGCTGGTCAGCCGTCCCGTGATCGCCGTGCCGACCAGTGTGGGCTACGGAGCGCACTTTGGAGGTCTCGCGCCGCTGTTGACCATGCTCAACTCCTGTGCGCCCGGGGTGGCGGTGGTCAATATCGATAACGGCTTCGGAGCAGGCTACCTGGCACATCTGGTGAATTGCGGCTAG
- a CDS encoding adenine nucleotide alpha hydrolase, whose amino-acid sequence MLDWQEKEQRLFAILREMGSVAVGYSGGVDSTYLMHAAHEVLGENALAVIGDSEAFPAGEIEEARRLAEERGWRYVVVRTHELSNPHFRVNNPDRCYHCKTELFGVIRRIADEHGIRWVADGSHAGDEGDYRPGMRAAAEKGVRSPLREAGFTKEDIRRAAQAAGLPNWDKPSFACLSSRFPYGTTITPELLAQVDAAERCLRELGFRQFRVRHHDIIARIEVEKADLARVVDLADIIVTRFKEIGYLYVTLDLAGYRTGSLNEPLRKQGVIPAGAVGVVADGR is encoded by the coding sequence ATGCTGGATTGGCAGGAGAAAGAGCAACGCTTATTCGCCATCCTGCGCGAGATGGGCAGTGTGGCTGTAGGATATTCGGGCGGTGTGGACAGCACCTACCTGATGCACGCGGCGCACGAGGTGCTGGGCGAGAACGCGCTGGCGGTCATCGGAGATTCAGAGGCTTTTCCTGCCGGCGAGATCGAAGAGGCACGCCGATTGGCGGAGGAGCGCGGCTGGCGCTACGTAGTCGTACGCACACACGAGCTGAGCAACCCGCACTTCCGAGTGAATAACCCCGACCGTTGCTACCACTGCAAAACCGAACTGTTCGGGGTGATACGGCGGATAGCGGATGAGCACGGTATCCGCTGGGTAGCAGACGGCTCGCACGCGGGCGACGAAGGCGACTACCGTCCCGGAATGCGTGCGGCGGCGGAGAAGGGCGTGCGCAGTCCTCTGCGCGAAGCGGGATTCACCAAAGAGGATATCCGTCGGGCGGCGCAGGCGGCGGGCTTGCCCAACTGGGATAAGCCATCGTTTGCGTGTCTCTCCTCGCGCTTCCCGTATGGCACAACCATCACCCCCGAACTGCTGGCGCAGGTGGACGCGGCGGAGCGGTGCTTGCGCGAGCTGGGTTTCCGACAGTTCCGCGTGCGCCATCACGATATCATCGCCCGTATCGAGGTGGAGAAGGCAGACCTCGCCCGCGTGGTGGATCTGGCAGACATCATCGTCACCCGATTCAAGGAGATTGGTTATCTCTATGTGACGTTAGACCTCGCGGGCTACCGCACGGGCAGCCTGAACGAGCCGCTACGCAAGCAGGGCGTTATTCCCGCCGGCGCGGTTGGAGTGGTGGCAGATGGACGTTAG
- a CDS encoding serine-type D-Ala-D-Ala carboxypeptidase: MRQVLILSLIWSLIAGVAYAIPPPVLKAKSAILVDAETGQVLYELRADERRAIASTTKMMTAILLIERGNLDDLVVATENAIRTRYANLNMTPGETIPLRDMLYAILLRSSNDGCVAAAEYLCGTEQRFVELMNEKAQELGLTNTHFANSHGLDDPNHYSTARDLATLARYCIQNPLFNDIVRTQKARILRSVNQQDVVVTTHAHCLKHLPGADGIKTGYTAKAGRCFVGSVTRNGWRLISVVLGSTDADKDTHALIEWAYKQYTRIDLAQAGGTVGEVKVEGAKPEAVPVVAAAPLRVIVPRRWENEVKPVLQLASARPPIQQGQPLGELQAVLNGKVVAKVPVAAAVEARMVTRLSLALWVVLGAFIWVTNRFVRRGRLNGYRRRVDTRRSGTIRWRG, translated from the coding sequence GTGCGACAAGTCCTTATTCTGTCTCTCATCTGGTCTCTGATTGCAGGGGTGGCGTACGCCATCCCGCCGCCGGTTTTGAAGGCGAAATCCGCGATCCTGGTGGATGCCGAGACCGGGCAGGTGTTGTACGAGCTGCGGGCAGACGAGCGGCGGGCTATCGCCAGCACCACCAAGATGATGACCGCTATCTTGCTCATCGAGCGGGGCAACCTGGACGACCTGGTGGTCGCCACCGAGAACGCCATTCGCACGCGCTACGCCAACCTCAACATGACGCCCGGCGAGACCATTCCCTTGCGCGATATGCTATACGCTATCCTGCTGCGTTCCTCCAACGACGGGTGCGTGGCGGCGGCGGAGTACCTGTGCGGCACCGAACAGCGTTTCGTGGAGCTGATGAACGAGAAAGCGCAGGAACTGGGCTTGACGAACACGCACTTCGCCAACTCGCACGGACTGGACGACCCGAATCACTACTCCACCGCGCGCGACCTGGCGACGCTGGCTCGCTATTGCATCCAGAACCCGCTCTTTAACGATATCGTGCGCACGCAGAAGGCACGCATCCTGCGCTCGGTCAACCAGCAGGACGTGGTAGTGACTACGCACGCGCACTGCCTGAAGCACCTGCCGGGTGCGGACGGCATCAAGACGGGCTACACGGCAAAGGCGGGCAGGTGCTTTGTGGGTTCGGTCACGCGCAACGGCTGGCGGCTGATTTCGGTGGTGCTGGGCAGCACCGACGCGGATAAGGATACCCATGCGCTCATCGAGTGGGCATATAAGCAGTACACGCGCATTGACCTGGCGCAGGCAGGTGGTACGGTTGGCGAAGTGAAGGTAGAGGGAGCCAAGCCAGAGGCGGTACCTGTGGTGGCCGCTGCGCCTTTGCGCGTCATCGTGCCGCGACGATGGGAGAACGAGGTGAAACCGGTTCTGCAGCTGGCTTCTGCCCGACCTCCTATCCAGCAGGGGCAGCCGTTGGGGGAGCTGCAGGCGGTGCTGAACGGCAAGGTGGTGGCGAAAGTGCCCGTCGCCGCGGCGGTAGAGGCGAGGATGGTCACCCGCCTGAGCCTCGCGCTGTGGGTGGTACTGGGAGCGTTCATCTGGGTGACCAATCGTTTCGTCCGAAGAGGCAGGCTGAACGGTTATCGCCGTCGTGTGGATACGCGCCGTTCGGGTACCATAAGATGGAGGGGATAG
- the scpB gene encoding segregation and condensation protein B, whose product MNIPQLSRALECVLFVATEPVPIQTLGEVLQTDEEQIQSALCALEQRLQESGLQLVQVAGGYQLCTRPEFAEVVARYLQPQPSKLSRAALETVAIIAYRQPITLPEIEAIRGVQSDGVIRTLLQRGLIQEVGRKQTAGRPVLYGTTPQFLHYFGLNSLEELPELEELNAPEGNLLDAQKQEER is encoded by the coding sequence ATGAACATCCCGCAGCTTAGCCGCGCGTTAGAGTGCGTGTTGTTTGTGGCGACGGAGCCGGTGCCGATCCAGACGCTGGGTGAGGTGTTGCAGACGGACGAAGAGCAGATTCAGTCTGCGCTGTGCGCTCTGGAGCAGCGACTGCAGGAGAGCGGGTTGCAGCTGGTGCAGGTGGCGGGAGGCTATCAGCTGTGCACGCGCCCGGAGTTTGCAGAGGTGGTGGCACGCTATCTGCAGCCGCAGCCGAGCAAGCTCTCGCGTGCCGCGCTGGAGACGGTCGCCATCATTGCCTACCGCCAGCCCATTACCTTGCCTGAGATCGAGGCGATTCGTGGGGTACAATCAGACGGCGTGATACGTACCCTGCTCCAGCGGGGGCTGATTCAGGAAGTGGGACGCAAACAGACGGCGGGTAGACCGGTGCTGTACGGCACCACACCGCAGTTTTTGCACTATTTCGGTCTGAACTCTTTAGAGGAACTCCCCGAACTGGAGGAACTGAACGCCCCAGAGGGGAATCTGCTTGATGCGCAAAAGCAGGAGGAGCGGTGA
- the scpA gene encoding segregation and condensation protein A — MPSLAPMVLHLPIFEGPLDLLLHLVRENKVPITDIPIAVITDQYLQYLRLMEELDLEIASEFLVMAATLLEIKSRMLLPKPPRPSEEEEEEDPRAELVARLVEYQKYKALVETLQTWEAERKQWFFRSPDAPMPDYELPIPIGELTPQHLLRALERLLVEAVDAPPPAILIPRKRLSLRLKIVEVWRRIQSAEGGLRFEDLLDAPFTRWDVLLTFLAVLELMRQERVEARQEHLFGEITLWARREGTDEHPAA; from the coding sequence ATGCCCTCCCTGGCTCCGATGGTGCTCCATCTGCCCATTTTCGAAGGTCCTTTAGACCTTCTGCTTCACCTCGTGCGCGAAAACAAAGTGCCGATTACGGACATCCCGATCGCCGTTATCACCGACCAGTATCTGCAATACCTCCGCCTGATGGAGGAGCTAGACCTGGAAATCGCCAGCGAGTTCCTGGTGATGGCGGCGACGCTGCTGGAAATCAAATCGCGCATGTTGCTGCCCAAACCGCCCCGCCCCAGTGAGGAGGAGGAAGAAGAAGACCCCCGCGCGGAACTGGTGGCGCGACTGGTGGAATATCAAAAGTACAAAGCGCTGGTGGAGACCCTGCAAACGTGGGAAGCGGAGCGCAAGCAGTGGTTCTTCCGCAGCCCCGATGCGCCCATGCCCGATTACGAACTGCCCATCCCGATAGGCGAACTCACGCCACAGCACCTGTTGCGTGCACTGGAACGGTTGCTGGTGGAAGCGGTAGATGCGCCGCCACCCGCTATCCTCATCCCACGCAAGAGGCTGTCGCTCCGGCTCAAAATCGTGGAGGTGTGGCGGCGGATACAATCGGCGGAGGGTGGCTTGCGCTTTGAGGATTTGCTGGACGCGCCGTTCACCCGATGGGATGTGCTGTTGACCTTTCTGGCGGTTTTAGAGTTGATGCGGCAGGAGCGGGTAGAAGCGCGGCAAGAGCATCTGTTCGGCGAGATTACCCTGTGGGCGCGAAGGGAGGGAACGGATGAACATCCCGCAGCTTAG
- a CDS encoding endonuclease, translating into MSSYQLLVTGRYFTGHEFRAVQPAVEEIILSAQDEVTIIAYLIAESAVDLLLKAQQAAARGVRVIFILNKPWTFSPVVRKNLLDMKARFPHVEIYAFDDVGGGELHAKVVIADRKKAVIGSANLSWGGMVVNHEVGVLVEGEPVWVLAGVIDRLISNLLSWNSQ; encoded by the coding sequence ATGAGTTCGTACCAGCTGCTGGTCACTGGCAGGTACTTCACCGGCCACGAATTTCGCGCAGTACAGCCTGCAGTTGAAGAGATCATCTTATCGGCACAGGATGAGGTGACGATTATTGCATACCTTATTGCAGAATCGGCTGTAGACCTGTTATTGAAGGCTCAGCAGGCTGCAGCACGTGGCGTTAGAGTAATCTTTATTCTGAACAAGCCATGGACGTTCTCGCCAGTTGTCCGGAAGAATCTGCTGGACATGAAAGCACGCTTTCCGCACGTGGAGATTTACGCGTTCGACGATGTAGGGGGAGGAGAACTTCATGCTAAGGTAGTTATAGCAGACAGAAAAAAAGCTGTCATAGGTTCGGCGAACTTATCGTGGGGTGGTATGGTTGTCAATCATGAGGTAGGAGTACTTGTGGAAGGAGAGCCTGTATGGGTGCTTGCTGGTGTAATAGATAGACTTATAAGCAATCTGCTATCATGGAACTCGCAATAA